One stretch of Nicotiana tabacum cultivar K326 chromosome 18, ASM71507v2, whole genome shotgun sequence DNA includes these proteins:
- the LOC107812825 gene encoding class V chitinase CHIT5-like: MAIPKILSTFLVIFLVAGAKFQVCFASRYVSAPVSVSPSPLSGPLPVFPLPFAPEFHIPSLPPFPSTSPPSTPLAPGFPVPSVPVIPGLPSSPSSPVIPGFPVPIVPTFPGSPSSPSSPVIPGFHVPIVPTFPGSPSSPSTPLVPGFPVPSVPTIPGSSSLPSSPVIPSFPVPIVPTYPGSPSSPSSPVIPGFPVPSMPPFPSTSPPSPLFIPIFPVPSLPPFPGTIPPYMPLIPPSISPSMPPVPASCPPSAPSVPYSTPPSPSMPSIPVSSPPIMPPAPAPIPLSMPPVPAPVPYHGIPVPAPGPTPTPSGIKGAYWLSWLAESAPSSSIPTEYFTHIFYAFAVPDNTSFQLLVSQTDEQSMINFTATIHSKSPATKTMLSIGGDTGSPILPSMMSCHDNRAAFIKSTIDVARKCGFDGLDLDWEFPTKSENMHNLALLLKEWRLAISIESLTSSRPPLILSAALSFSPDPLLSGTFYPREALKNYLDFLNPMCYNYKGSWDTSVTGAPALLYDKSSNISTSYGISAWKQNGVPSTKLVMGIPLFGKTWKLKDPNDHRIGASAVGIGPGTQGEMSYNNIVTFNSENNATIVYNNETVSTYSYAGTNWIGYDDINSIKAKIKYAKTQGIGGYFFWALGYDSNWTLSRAASMAWDDEI, encoded by the exons ATGGCTATTCCTAAAATCTTGTCAacttttttggttatttttcttGTAGCTGGTGCTAAATTCCAAGTGTGTTTTGCATCTCGTTATGTTTCAGCTCCTGTTTCAGTGTCTCCTTCGCCCTTGTCTGGTCCACTCCCTGTATTTCCACTGCCTTTCGCTCCCGAGTTTCATATACCATCCTTGCCTCCATTTCCAAGCACTAGTCCACCGTCCACGCCTCTAGCTCCGGGCTTTCCCGTACCATCCGTGCCTGTGATTCCAGGCTTGCCTAGTTCTCCGTCCTCGCCTGTAATTCCAGGTTTCCCTGTACCAATCGTGCCTACATTTCCAGGCTCGCCTAGCTCACCGTCCTCGCCTGTAATTCCAGGTTTTCATGTACCAATCGTGCCTACATTTCCAGGATCGCCTAGTTCACCATCCACGCCCCTAGTTCCGGGCTTCCCAGTACCATCCGTGCCTACAATTCCAGGCTCGTCTAGTTTACCGTCCTCGCCTGTAATTCCAAGCTTCCCTGTACCAATCGTGCCTACATATCCAGGCTCGCCTAGTTCACCGTCCTCGCCTGTAATTCCAGGTTTCCCTGTACCATCAATGCCTCCATTCCCAAGCACTAGTCCACCGTCCCCACTTTTCATTCCAATTTTCCCTGTACCATCCCTGCCTCCATTTCCAGGCACTATTCCACCTTACATGCCTCTAATACCTCCCTCTATTTCACCATCTATGCCTCCGGTTCCAGCTTCCTGTCCACCATCCGCGCCTTCGGTTCCCTACTCTACTCCACCTTCACCATCTATGCCTTCAATTCCCGTCTCTAGTCCACCAATCATGCCTCCAGCTCCAGCTCCTATTCCACTATCCATGCCTCCAGTTCCTGCCCCAGTTCCATATCATGGTATACCTGTTCCCGCACCAGGACCTACGCCTACGCCTTCTGGCATCAAAGGTGCATACTGGCTTTCATGGCTAGCTGAATCAGCTCCTTCATCAAGCATCCCTACTGAATATTTCACCCACATTTTCTATGCGTTTGCTGTGCCTGATAATACATCATTCCAGTTGCTCGTAAGCCAAACTGACGAGCAATCAATGATTAACTTCACGGCTACAATCCATTCTAAGAGCCCTGCAACAAAGACCATGTTGTCGATAGGAGGAGATACAGGTTCTCCGATTCTCCCCAGTATGATGAGTTGCCACGATAATCGCGCTGCATTCATCAAATCAACGATCGATGTAGCCCGAAAGTGTGGctttgatggccttgatcttgATTGGGAATTCCCAACCAAATCAGAAAACATGCACAATCTAGCATTACTATTAAAAGAATGGCGTCTCGCCATCAGCATAGAGTCATTAACTTCCTCTAGACCTCCACTCATCCTATCTGCCGCTCTTTCCTTCTCTCCTGATCCTCTCTTATCAGGTACATTTTATCCTAGAGAAGCTCTAAAAAACTATCTTGATTTCTTGAACCCCATGTGCTACAATTACAAGGGCTCGTGGGATACTTCAGTGACTGGTGCTCCGGCCTTGTTATACGATAAGTCTAGCAATATTAGCACCAGTTATGGAATTTCAGCCTGGAAACAAAATGGGGTTCCTTCAACAAAGCTAGTAATGGGAATTCCCTTATTCGGAAAGACATGGAAATTGAAGGATCCAAATGATCATAGAATTGGAGCTTCTGCAGTAGGAATTGGTCCTGGAACTCAAGGAGAAATGTCATATAATAATATAGTAACATTCAATTCAGAAAACAATGCCACTATAGTATATAATAATGAAACAGTTTCAACATATTCATATGCTGGAACAAATTGGATTGGATATGATGATATTAATTCCATCAAAGCCAAGATTAAGTATGCTAAGACTCAGGGAATTGGTGGTTACTTTTTCTGGGCACTTGGCTATGACAGCAACTGGACTCTTTCTAGAGCAG CTTCTATGGCATGGGATGACGAAATCTGA
- the LOC107812828 gene encoding uncharacterized protein LOC107812828 — translation MPRASKRKSDSPKSTSAKSSRTESVNSASGKTSKFGISVDNLFQKYANKLLGMIDPEGIEALCSDLGVDHTNVRILMLAWKMKAEKQGYFTQDEWRRGLKDLGVDTINKLKKALPKLEAEVMMPENFEDFYCYAFLYCLTEDKQKCVDIESICLLIDLVLGSQFRSQVDSFTEFLKNQTDYKVINMDQWTNFLRFCQEISFPDLKNYDTDQAWPVILDNFVDWMKEKQS, via the exons ATGCCTCGAGCATCTAAGAGAAAGTCCGACTCACCCAAATCCACTTCTGCTAAATCTTCACGCACTGAGTCTGTCAACTCTG CTTCAGGCAAGACTTCGAAGTTCGGAATATCTGTTGATAATCTTTTTCAGAAGTATGCCAATAAGTTGCTAGGCATGATCGA TCCAGAGGGGATTGAGGCACTATGCTCAGATCTAGGAGTGGATCATACTAATGTCAGAATTTTGATGCTCGCTTG GAAAATGAAAGCCGAAAAGCAGGGATATTTTACTCAG GATGAATGGCGAAGAGGGTTAAAAGATCTCGGGGTTGATACTATTAACAAATTGAAAAAAGCGCTGCCAAAATTGGAAGCAGAG GTCATGATGCCTGAAAATTTTGAGGATTTTTATTGCTACGCTTTTCTTTACTGCCTTACCG AGGATAAGCAGAAGTGTGTGGACATTGAGAGCATTTGTCTACTGATTGATCTTGTTCTGGGGTCCCAATTCCGGAGTCAGGTCGACTCATTTACTGAGTTTCTCAAG AATCAGACTGATTATAAAGTTATCAACATGGATCAATGGACGAATTTTCTTCGATTTTGCCAAGAG ATTAGCTTTCCAGACCTTAAAAACTATGATACAGATCAAGCATGGCCTGTGATTTTGGATAATTTTGTAGACTGGATGAAAGAAAAGCAAAGCTGA